The proteins below come from a single Microtus ochrogaster isolate Prairie Vole_2 chromosome 8, MicOch1.0, whole genome shotgun sequence genomic window:
- the Sgf29 gene encoding SAGA-associated factor 29 isoform X2 has translation MALVSADSRIAELLTELHQLIKQTQEERSRSEHNLVNIQKTHERMQTENKISPYYRTKLRGLYTTAKADAEAECNILRKALDKIAEIKSLLEERRIAAKIAGLYNDSEPPRKTMRRGVLMTLLQQSAMTLPLWIGKPGDKPPPLCGAIPASGDYVAKPGDKVAARVKAVDGDEQWILAEVVSYSHATNKYEVDDIDEEGKERHTLSRRRIIPLPQWKANPETDPEALFQKEQLVLALYPQTTCFYRALIHTPPQRPQDDYSVLFEDTSYADGYSPPLNVAQRPSCPPLSDTWD, from the exons ATGGCCCTCGTTTCTGCTGATTCCCGAATTGCAGAGCTTCTCACAGAGCTCCATCAGCTGATCAAGCAAACCCAG GAAGAGCGTTCGAGGAGTGAGCACAACTTGGTGAACATCCAGAAAACCCACGAGCGGATGCAGACTGAGAACAAGA TTTCTCCTTATTACCGGACAAAGCTGCGTGGCCTCTACACAACCGCCAAGGCCGATGCAGAGGCTGAGTGCAA CATCCTCCGCAAAGCGCTGGATAAGATAGCTGAGATCAAGTCTCTGTTGGAAGAGAGGCGGATTG CGGCCAAGATCGCAGGTCTCTACAATGACTCGGAGCCCCCACGGAAGACCATGCGCAGAGGGGTCCTGATGACACTGCTGCAGCAGTCGGCCATGACCCTGCCCCTCTGGATCGGGAAGCCTGGTGACAA GCCCCCACCCCTCTGTGGAGCCATTCCAGCCTCAGGGGACTATGTGGCCAAACCTGGAGACAAGGTGGCTGCTAGAGTGAAGGCTGTGGACGGGGACGAGCAGTGGATCCTGGCTGAAGTAGTCAGTTACAGCCACGCTACCAACAA GTATGAGGTAGACGACATTGATGAAGAAGGCAAAGA GAGACACACCCTGAGTCGGCGGCGCATCATCCCACTGCCCCAGTGGAAAGCTAACCCTGAGACAGACCCTGAGGCCTTGTTTCAGAAGGAGCAGCTGGTGCTAGCCCTATATCCCCAGACCACCTGCTTCTACCGTGCCCTGATCCACACCCCCCCACAGCGG CCTCAGGATGACTACTCAGTCCTGTTTGAAGACACCTCCTATGCAGATGGCTACTCCCCTCCTCTCAATGTGGCCCAGAG ACCCTCTTGCCCTCCTCTGTCAGACACATGGGATTGA
- the Sgf29 gene encoding SAGA-associated factor 29 isoform X3, which translates to MALVSADSRIAELLTELHQLIKQTQEERSRSEHNLVNIQKTHERMQTENKISPYYRTKLRGLYTTAKADAEAECNILRKALDKIAEIKSLLEERRIAAKIAGLYNDSEPPRKTMRRGVLMTLLQQSAMTLPLWIGKPGDKPPPLCGAIPASGDYVAKPGDKVAARVKAVDGDEQWILAEVVSYSHATNKYEVDDIDEEGKERHTLSRRRIIPLPQWKANPETDPEALFQKEQLVLALYPQTTCFYRALIHTPPQRPQDDYSVLFEDTSYADGYSPPLNVAQSLNLSQ; encoded by the exons ATGGCCCTCGTTTCTGCTGATTCCCGAATTGCAGAGCTTCTCACAGAGCTCCATCAGCTGATCAAGCAAACCCAG GAAGAGCGTTCGAGGAGTGAGCACAACTTGGTGAACATCCAGAAAACCCACGAGCGGATGCAGACTGAGAACAAGA TTTCTCCTTATTACCGGACAAAGCTGCGTGGCCTCTACACAACCGCCAAGGCCGATGCAGAGGCTGAGTGCAA CATCCTCCGCAAAGCGCTGGATAAGATAGCTGAGATCAAGTCTCTGTTGGAAGAGAGGCGGATTG CGGCCAAGATCGCAGGTCTCTACAATGACTCGGAGCCCCCACGGAAGACCATGCGCAGAGGGGTCCTGATGACACTGCTGCAGCAGTCGGCCATGACCCTGCCCCTCTGGATCGGGAAGCCTGGTGACAA GCCCCCACCCCTCTGTGGAGCCATTCCAGCCTCAGGGGACTATGTGGCCAAACCTGGAGACAAGGTGGCTGCTAGAGTGAAGGCTGTGGACGGGGACGAGCAGTGGATCCTGGCTGAAGTAGTCAGTTACAGCCACGCTACCAACAA GTATGAGGTAGACGACATTGATGAAGAAGGCAAAGA GAGACACACCCTGAGTCGGCGGCGCATCATCCCACTGCCCCAGTGGAAAGCTAACCCTGAGACAGACCCTGAGGCCTTGTTTCAGAAGGAGCAGCTGGTGCTAGCCCTATATCCCCAGACCACCTGCTTCTACCGTGCCCTGATCCACACCCCCCCACAGCGG CCTCAGGATGACTACTCAGTCCTGTTTGAAGACACCTCCTATGCAGATGGCTACTCCCCTCCTCTCAATGTGGCCCAGAG CTTAAACTTATCTCAATAG
- the Sgf29 gene encoding SAGA-associated factor 29 isoform X1, with product MALVSADSRIAELLTELHQLIKQTQEERSRSEHNLVNIQKTHERMQTENKISPYYRTKLRGLYTTAKADAEAECNILRKALDKIAEIKSLLEERRIAAKIAGLYNDSEPPRKTMRRGVLMTLLQQSAMTLPLWIGKPGDKPPPLCGAIPASGDYVAKPGDKVAARVKAVDGDEQWILAEVVSYSHATNKYEVDDIDEEGKERHTLSRRRIIPLPQWKANPETDPEALFQKEQLVLALYPQTTCFYRALIHTPPQRPQDDYSVLFEDTSYADGYSPPLNVAQRYVVACKEPKKK from the exons ATGGCCCTCGTTTCTGCTGATTCCCGAATTGCAGAGCTTCTCACAGAGCTCCATCAGCTGATCAAGCAAACCCAG GAAGAGCGTTCGAGGAGTGAGCACAACTTGGTGAACATCCAGAAAACCCACGAGCGGATGCAGACTGAGAACAAGA TTTCTCCTTATTACCGGACAAAGCTGCGTGGCCTCTACACAACCGCCAAGGCCGATGCAGAGGCTGAGTGCAA CATCCTCCGCAAAGCGCTGGATAAGATAGCTGAGATCAAGTCTCTGTTGGAAGAGAGGCGGATTG CGGCCAAGATCGCAGGTCTCTACAATGACTCGGAGCCCCCACGGAAGACCATGCGCAGAGGGGTCCTGATGACACTGCTGCAGCAGTCGGCCATGACCCTGCCCCTCTGGATCGGGAAGCCTGGTGACAA GCCCCCACCCCTCTGTGGAGCCATTCCAGCCTCAGGGGACTATGTGGCCAAACCTGGAGACAAGGTGGCTGCTAGAGTGAAGGCTGTGGACGGGGACGAGCAGTGGATCCTGGCTGAAGTAGTCAGTTACAGCCACGCTACCAACAA GTATGAGGTAGACGACATTGATGAAGAAGGCAAAGA GAGACACACCCTGAGTCGGCGGCGCATCATCCCACTGCCCCAGTGGAAAGCTAACCCTGAGACAGACCCTGAGGCCTTGTTTCAGAAGGAGCAGCTGGTGCTAGCCCTATATCCCCAGACCACCTGCTTCTACCGTGCCCTGATCCACACCCCCCCACAGCGG CCTCAGGATGACTACTCAGTCCTGTTTGAAGACACCTCCTATGCAGATGGCTACTCCCCTCCTCTCAATGTGGCCCAGAGGTACGTGGTGGCTTGTAAGGAGCCCAAGAAAAAGTGA
- the LOC101985237 gene encoding sulfotransferase 1A1, translating into MELIEDISRPPLVYVKGIPLIKYFAEALGPLQNFTPWSDDLLISTYPKSGKQQRVPQCPIDLILASRSRLCIPFFPGTTWMSEMLDMIYQGGKVEKCLRAPIHVRVPFLEFGCPGVPSSLESLAETPAPRLLKTHLPLSLLPQSLLDQKTKMIYIARNAKDVAVSYYNFYNMAKVHPDPGTWDSFLENFMEGKVSYGSWYQHVKEWWELTHSHPLLYLFYEDMKENPKREIKKVLEFLGRSLPEETVDLIVHHTSFKKMKENPMTNYTTLPSAVMDHDVSPFVRKGRSGDWKNTFTVAQNERFDAHYAKMMRGCNLKFRCNL; encoded by the exons ATGGAGTTGATTGAAGATATCTCCCGTCCACCACTGGTGTATGTGAAGGGTATCCCACTCATCAAATATTTTGCGGAGGCTCTTGGGCCATTGCAGAACTTCACTCCCTGGTCTGATGACTTGCTTATCAGCACATACCCAAAGTCTGGTAAGCAACAGAGGGTCCCCCAATGTCCTATAGACCTCATTTTGGCAAGCAGGTCCAGACTCTGTATTCCCTTCTTTCCAGGTACTACCTGGATGAGTGAGATGCTGGATATGATCTACCAGGGAGGCAAGGTAGAAAAGTGTCTCCGGGCCCCCATCCATGTCCGGGTGCCCTTCCTTGAGTTTGGATGCCCGGGAGTTCCCTCAA GTCTTGAATCTTTGGCGGAGACACCAGCCCCGCGGCTCCTTAAGACACATCTGCCACTTTCCTTGCTCCCTCAGAGTCTGCTGGATCAGAAGAccaag ATGATCTACATTGCCAGAAATGCAAAGGACGTGGCCGTCTCCTATTATAACTTCTACAACATGGCCAAGGTGCACCCTGATCCAGGCACCTGGGAcagcttcctggagaacttcatgGAGGGGAAAG TGTCCTATGGGTCGTGGTACCAGCACGTGAAGGAGTGGTGGGAGCTGACACACTCTCACcctcttctctatctcttctaTGAAGACATGAAGGAG AATCCAAAAAGGGAGATCAAGAAGGTCCTGGAGTTTTTGGGGCGCTCTTTGCCTGAGGAGACCGTGGATCTCATTGTTCACCACACATCCTTCAAGAAAATGAAGGAGAACCCCATGACTAACTACACCACTCTCCCCTCTGCAGTCATGGACCATGATGTTTCTCCCTTCGTGAGGAAAGGTAGGT CTGGGGACTGGAAAAACACCTTCACTGTAGCTCAGAATGAGCGCTTTGATGCCCACTATGCTAAGATGATGAGAGGCTGCAATCTCAAATTCCGTTGCAATCTGTAA